From the genome of Pleuronectes platessa chromosome 12, fPlePla1.1, whole genome shotgun sequence:
GTGGAGGGGTGGCACTGGACCGGCTTGTACAGTCCTCCTAAGGCACAGTCCGGTACGAACACGGCGTCGTTCTTGTGCTGCCTCGCCTCCTCCTGGGCCGACTGCTGCTCCTGATCACATGAGGAGGCTGGAGAACCAAGTCAGAGGTCGTTTAAAGTCAACATCCCTACAACACATTTTCAATTGATCCTTCATGTAACATATTTGCATTAATTTCTGTTAAAGAGAGAATAGAGGCCCACAGCTGCTCTCTCATTGCACTGCTGCAGAGTCCCattggtggaggaggaagagtgacaGGGAGGAGGATGAGCAGGAGACGGTGTGTGTAGACTGCTATATCAGCCCCCCGTGGCACTGTTTACGGACATTAACGGGCTAATGACTACTTACAGCTCCCTATACCCCAAGTTAAGTAAATATTTGGACACTCAACTGCCCTCGGTGGATGTGTGTGACGGAGAGGGAAAAAGACGGGACAAAAGCAGAGCAGTGGTCACTGAGGCTTTTTGCtttcacacacctacacacagtgAGTCACGACCGCTGGGTAGAGTGAAGTACCAGGGATCTTTATGTTTATACATTCAAAATTCCTATGGAAAAATGCCTCATGAGCTTCGCTGGAAAGACTGGGTTTTGTGGAGCCTCAGCAGGATCTAATCAGACgttgctttttttctttcttctttgcaGCAGCCTCCGTCTCCGCAGCGCACTTCTCCAACAGAGATTTGAGTATTAAACTCCAGGATGGAAGCAGAGCTCTGCTGGCCATGAGGGCTTTCATCACCAACCCGTCCCCTCTCTGAGCTGCTTGCCTCGAGGCTCGGAAGCTACTGTGGGATTATGGATAtcccttttctttgtttattttcattagaGATCTTTACCCACACAAAAGAGACCAAATGAAGtgcctcccctctccctccgccGACTCTCCTCGCTCCAGTTCCTCCGTATGGGCTCTCTTTGTTGGGgcgggtgttttttttttcctttcacccCAATACCCCAAAGAGCACATGGTAATCAAAACCATCAATGCTGCATTTCTCAGGCTTTTTTTATTGGTTGTAAATTATGATAATGgaattcacacacaaaatgcacatATGCACAGAGGGTTCTCGTCTGTGGGGTGGCCTCAAAATATATGCATAAAAAgaaacatatttcctcaaagTAGGGGGAAAAATCCAGTGATCTGTACAACATAAGCGGGCATGTGTTTAACAGGAGAGTAGCATGGAGCAGCTTAAAGAGTGGGACATCCTGTGTTTGTGCCATGTGCTGATCATTAGAGATACACGGCAATGCAAAgaaccacagagcagcagatccTCAAAGCCTGCTGCACTCCAACACCAAGATGTATTGGTTTCACATCCCACCATCTGTCCTTAAAAGACAGGAACAGCCTCAAACCATGATTGCTCACACAAGTAGGAAAAACAGAGCGTGCTTTCAGTTGAGGTTTGCAAACACCCGATCGCCATCATTAAAGGAAAAAGTGGTCTTTGAAACTCACATGGTGCTCTGGTTCTATTGTTCTGTCGGCTGCGAACCTGCTCCGTCCACAGAGTGGGGTACTGGGAAATGATGTCTGAAAGAAATCACCAGGACAGCTTTATTAGCTTCAATTGAAAACACACTCATCTTATAACCGAGCCAAACCTGGTGGTTCCAAAACTCACAGACTATAAAATGCACATCAAGGTTATCGTCTCTCAAACTGCGGGAGTGGATGTGGAGAGTGAATTACATACGACAGCTGGGAAAAGAAATATGGTAGCGAAAAGATATTAAGTAAACTATGACTATGAGTCTCCCCCGGTCTCACATTAACATGAAATCATAAAACACTCCttgtaaaaataaatctaaaagtACTCAAATACAACTTTACAACATGTGTTTGCTCCCATTCACAGGGATGGATCAATTTCATTGGATTTGAAAAGAAGGAATTTGCTTTCTTGTCTAGTTTAAATTATGGTAATGTGGCAATAACAATCTAGGAACACTTTCAGACACAGCGCTGATGTTTTAGCAGCAAAACATACTTTATGTGCTAAAAGGCAAAAGTACCCACTTGGCAGATTTGTTTCTTTCTGCAGATCATATCATTGGATTATTAATGATGCATTAACATGGAAGTAGGATTTTAATGTTGCCGCTGGTTGACCTTGAGCTATATGCTGTTGGCTtttacctccaccgaggaggttatgttgtcatctgcgtgtgtttgtttgtcagcaggaataCACAGAGACTACAGAACGGATTACCACAGtactcggtggaaggatgtggtatgggttcACCTCACTACATGTGTTGCAGATCTGGATAAGGTGGTTGATCCaagtccccctcccccctttccCCTTTCCCCTTtcccctttctttaacattgtgagagttttgaaatattttaattgatcttgatgaaaaatctgGCATTTGAAGAGACtggtatttatgagtttgtgcattTTGTGGTAGATCCAACTAACAATCAGgatctaatgaatttaaatgtgatttcaaacAGTGGGCCTTAGTGCAGGTGTGAGCTCGACTGAGTGTCGCTCTAGTTTCTATCAAAACAATATATCacattttaaagatgtgtttttttttattaaatattctgACATGCAAAGTAACCATTATTTACAGCTGGTAAAgtagtggagtaaaaagtaTGATACTTGCCTTAAAGCAGAGTATAGgattaaaatacaaacaaaaaatggaaataaaaaattgtcCTCCTATGTTTTGTACATAAATCCGGTGAATCTTAtccatttgaaaatgtttagCATCACGAATGAGGCTGTAGCTGTCTGCCAGGCTCCTTTTCCCTTTTAAGGACGTTCTCGGTGCTTTGATGCTTTCAGTTCAGTCAGCGGTGCCTCAATAAACACAGGCACAGtatcaaataatgtttttactgAAGGATAAGAGCTCACCTTCTTCATCGCCAGCAGGCTGTGGGTCCACCACTAGGCCGGTCTCATCTGCATTTAGAATGGAGAATATTTGCAAGGAGACTACAATTACGAAGGTAAGCTAGATTAGAGAAAACTTAACTACTGTAAGATTTGCACATTGCCCGGTCAAGAAGGATGGAGGCAGAAGTAGAGGTGAGGAGAGTtagagagattgtgtgtgtgtgtgtgtgtgtgtgtgtgtgtgtgtgtgtgtgtgtgtgtgtgtgtgtgtgtgtgtgtgtgtgtgtgtttgtgtgtgtgcgtgtgtgtgttgcaagcTGAGAGAGGTGACTCaagagaaaggaaagaggagGCAAACCAGAAGTATAGTGGTCATATATTCCCATGGCTCCACTTCATGCAACAGGGGAGATCATTATCATACACAGGACATATTGAGGTCAATTATAACAAATGAGGAGAGGATGGGTATAAGTTGTCCCTGATGCTCTACTCCATCCTTCCATTGCCTGCATTTGTGAAGGTGGGTGACACACAAAGGGATGAAGTAGGGAGTAGCCAAGTCTGAGACGGACCAATTAACAGTGGGAGAATCAagctcagtgtttgtttggtcTCTGTTTGTATGATTTGCGGTGGGAGGGAGATGGGGACTGAGGTTTTGAGCAGCTTAGAGTAAAACCACGGCCGTAGGTGTGGTTAACCTCAGTGTGGGTCACTCATTCTGCACAAAGTAAAGCTCTGTTAATGCATGAGTCAGGGCATCTCTAATACAGTAGGTGGAATAAGCTTAACGTCTTTTCTTAGGCAACGAATTCTCCATTGCAAAATCGGGATTTCACCTCCAGTGTTTGTGGAGCCAGCCATTCATCTTCTCAAGTATGCTCGCTGGATAAAAACATATACAGTCATTGTGACGGACGGAGGCAGACGTGTTATTACTCTGCTCACTTAACGGATGGAAATGCCGTTTCAAAAAGTGTGTTTATGATTTGGATTTACTATAAACCACTAATGACCTCTCTTTGCTTTGCAGCCTTTTACATGACTGTAACACCTCTTTTAGCATCTGCCAGGAAACCCCCGCGCCATTTGTGGTCATACGGCTTAAGTTTTACTGCTGTTTGTCAGTCGTCGGCTGCGTACGATTCCACCATGTGAATGAATTTGTCATTTCTTGGGTTCATGGTAAAGCATTTTATGTTGGACTTCACCAATATTCTGATACTAAAAGTGCAGCAATGGCTGCTGTGGAATACTTGACGGGCTTCTGCTAAATCAAAATATTGATGCAATCACTGCTATTTTCAGTGCTGGCACACCACAATACTGGAGTTTATTCTGCTTTTCACCACCCTGTTTATTCAACCAGTTCAGATTGAACCACAACCATCCCTCCCCCCTTTCCGCCCTTATCCCCTCTCCCACCATCCTGCCTTCTCTCTCAGATTTTTTCGTTCCCACTTGATCTGTGCGTAATGAGTTGGCCGGGCTCAGACAGACACTGTACCCAGGACTGTTTACAGAGATAGAGGCACAGACATAAAGGTCACACCGACAGGAATAACCCATGTGACAAACATGAGAGGATGAAGACACAcccatcacatgcacacattccaacacacatacacaatcacaGAAGGAATCAATCTGAATTGACCCAAATTACACTTTTTCTCTTTCGGGGCCTTCAAATCCAAGTTACCATCAGTTAAACAAACAGTCTCTTTAAATGAGAGCAAGATATACAGTATCTGAGAGGAGTGGAGCCGGAGGAAAACGTAGTGGTTATATATCTGGAAGAGGTAACATGTtgacgagagacagagagaaagtatGGTGCAGGTTAAAGTGTGAACATGGCTTTgtctctcatgacactgttgctgaaaaagaacacagaggaagagagatgaaGTTAGAGAAAAGGGTCTGACATGTCACTGGTCCTCCATTCTGGCTGCTTCCTGGAAGTTTGGTAAAGATAACAGGCGGTCATAGGCACTGTAGCTGCTGGCGGTGAGCATTCGAACTCACCACAGCCTCGCTCCTTAGACTTGTTAGTAACAGACTGCTTTTATATCAGCCTTCAGGCTGCTCGCAGTCTCTTGAATTGACAAAATATTAGAAAGACAAGCTGTTACAGGCGACGCGCCCTGCACAGCTCCAACAAAGATGCAGGAAAACACAAGGACAGACAAATGAATACACACAAGTGTACATGCATATTTGGATaggtacacacatgcacatggacAAAAATGAAAGTACACATGCAAATGTAGTAGAGTAAGTATGCCTCTTCCTTGAATTACCGTCTCACCTGCTTTACCTGGCTCTCTTGTGGTAGCTCTCTCTTGTTTTGATCCTGTAAAGCAACAGGTTCAAATTGATTACAAAATTCAGCACCACACCCTTTCATGTGTGACAAAAGACaaatgatgacaaatctttGGCCTCAGTTTGTGGCACAAGAGCAAACAGTCAACGGACAGAAGTCTttctgactttttattttaaagtcattcattttaattgattcCATTCAATGGAGATGTATTTTATGGCGTTTCTAAGCTTTACATGCACAGCTGTAATTAAAGTACAGCTGGTAGTtacatctgctgctgctactaTCGCTGCTTCTGGAAACTTCTCACTATTGAACAGTAGAAAGGCACGGAGACGCACAGGGACGACATGTGGCATTGGTTATTTGATTGCTTGGCAGACGCCATCCTCCAACAACACTTACATTCCTCACAGTTTAATTCTGTTGCTAAACTCCGCTGCAAGGATTTTCTACTGGGCTTATTTACACCACAGCCCCATGCCTTGAGCAAGACTCAGTCCTCGGGTGGCCCTCAAACCCTGTGGCGGTCAATCCAATCACTGACCACTTTCCCACTGGGCGAAAGATTACACCCCCCAACACAAAAGGGAATGTCATGTAATGCTGAGTGGAATTTCGATTCTATCATCATTGCTACACAAAGCTATAGAAACCACATTTGACTACAAATCAGTCGATTTAAATCCATTGGGCTTGTTGAACTGTAAATATATTGTGTTTAGGTGTAAACATTATTAAAGTTTCCCATTGCAAGACGAGTTGAGGAATTATTATACACACCTTGGCACCGAGGTTTTTTATTGGCCACTGCTGAGCCACTGATGGGTCGGCCATTGGGTGTAACACACCAGCAGTATCCAGTGTAGCTGTGGCACTGAACCTGTAATCAGAGCAGCATGGTAACACAAAATCAACACATTATAAACAAGGGATggcatttgtaaaaaaaaagtaattgtgAAGGATCAGACTTAAAATCTCTctaacaattaaaaaacaattaaatgaatACAGGAGAAATTATCAATTATTGGAAGAAGTGGACTGATGGTGCAAAAACTATTTTCTACTCCTAGTCTAGTGCAGTGCTTCTTATTCAAGAGTATTTTTTGTGGTATTTTACCTCGCTGTATGTACCGTCAGGGTTGCACACAGGCACAAAGACCTGCGGGAAGAGCTTCTTggcctgctgctctgtgtaCTTCTTCTCTGCTACACATCTGGATGTATCTGTGGAACACCACAAATCACCAGAATCACGACACATCACAGAAACCTATAATTCAACCCACAGCTTGACTACTTTCTTATGCTGCACGACAATGAAACCAACATACTTAAAGAAGTCAGGAGAAGATGTAGAACCTCACAGATGATGCAAAATGAAAGTCGAATGCAGTGAGAGACGAAGAGGAAACAATTCAAGACATTTCAGGGGCGGCAGATACTTGCTGTGGCTGGGAATAGAACCAACATCCCCGGTCTTATTAGGAGCAAGCCAGGCAAGCCTGCACAGTGCCTGGTGGTAAAGCCATTACTGAGCGAGGCAGCTTGTGCTGCTACTGTAGGACATTCCAGTCACCCAAGAAAAGGGCTGATGCACGGGGAAAACCTGACCCTTCCTTAATGTCTCTgagtctgtctcactctcttctGAAACCTCGACCGTCTCCTCAGCACAGCCCGAGCTGTCCTCTAAGTATTTGTTGATAAAAATGAAGGTCAGCAAGGCTTCTTTATAGTCCAAAACTGTAAGACCACTTTCATGAGCAAGTCTTGAAGTTGGAATGAATGGGACCCCACTGTACTCACTCATGGCTTTTCACATCCTTCTGTCAGAGACATACCTCATCCTGTCATTTCACAGCTGTTTTCATCTCACCTGACCAACTGCTCCAGCTGCTCAAACTCTCAGGAGATGCTGGGCACCACTGGGTTTAATGGGAACTCGTTGTGACACATTCGCTGCCACAAAGTGCTCATCTAGCAGGTTCAAATCACATTAGAGCACTGACTCACTCTAAGTTTAAAAACATTCACTTTGGTCAGGAGGCTGCATGTCGCTGGCATGTCTTTCAGTAGACTGTCCATTAGTCACATGCAGGAAAAAGTGCTCGGTTTCTCGCtcagtctggtgtgtgtgtgcggtgtgtgtgtgtagtgtgcgtgtgtgtcactgtcactgaggaggagaggggggaagaTGCTGGATGAtccggatgggggggggggaaacagcaaAGTGAGGAGCGTTAAAGTTAGCTCCGGTGGAAAAAACCCAAACCATCGTCCTTCTCCAGGGGGCTCCGACCAAAAAGCTGACTGGAAAAAATGACAGGACACTTGAATCATCTGAGCGCAGTGATAGAAAACAAATGTGGTGCCAGGTTCACCATCCTTAAACACAATCCCATCTCTGTGCTTTCAGGCAAGATCAGCCTTGTGGTTTATTTCGGTGCTGacacggctgctgctgctgctgctgtgtctttcACCCCGGCCGTCCAGAAGCCGAGGGGGGTCCGAACCCTTATACACCCAATGTTATTGACACATACAATAAGACTTTCATGGACTCTCGTCCCTTTCAGCTTCCTAGCTGGAATCCTCCATTCTGTGTCCCGGCGCAGTCCGCCACATCCAGATGTCTGCTTAGAGACGTTGCCATAGAGACACAGCACGGGCATAAAATCGTGGAATGCTTTTCCATCATAAGAGACTTCTTTTTAAGCAAACCCATTTGCTCACGCTCCCTGCATTTGTGATCTAATATTGTAATATGTGAGAATGGGACATTGTCCCCAGTGTGTAGAGCAATGGACTAGCAGAGCTGGTGAGGAGGGTGGGGGTGAGAGGGTTCAGGGCTGCAGCATCGGGGCGTATGGGTCCTTCCTTCCATCGACCACTAACAATGAAGGAGTCTGTGAGATGCTTGACCTCACTGGCTCTTTCCTTTCATCTCCAGTCCTCCATTGCTCACATACGTGTAGCTTTGCATCTAGCATCATGAAAATGAGACCATTAATTCTTGTCAAGATGGTTCATTGAAATGCCGTCAACTCTGTATAATAATTCGATCTCACAGATCTGAAACCTTTTCAAATCAGTGAGGAGGTTGTTGGTTCCATGACGCCCTCACCCATGTTCTGTTGTACCAAAACATGAAATCCGTAAAACAAGTATTTAGACTACTATGCGTATATTTCCTTCACCAGTGCAAATGGTGTGAAATGATGAAACCAGCCAGGCAGCtaatcccccccacccacccactttCAGCATGTCAACCCCACTCGTACTCCCAGCACTCAAAGAATCAATTATGCTGAAATGAATTTAACCCACAAGTTTCCACTGTGACCCTCTCTGCACATTTGCGAGCGTTGGGCGGCGCTGAAGTGTGACTCGTGATCTAACCTTTGCATGGCCCTCGGATGACCTCTAGCTGGGGGTCGCGGCACTTGGCTCGGAGGAACTCGCATCGAGACGTGAAGGTCCTGCCGTCGGAGGCGCATAAAGGTTTGCGGGGTACTCCGCTGCATTCCATGTTGCACTCCTTATCCTGGTCCACCCGCAGGAACTGCATAAGTGTGAGAAAATAGCAGATaagcaaagaaaacatttgttaaTCGAGCCATTTCTGCAA
Proteins encoded in this window:
- the smoc2 gene encoding SPARC-related modular calcium-binding protein 2 isoform X3; amino-acid sequence: MMRVCPLLVLLCLLCAGRAQKFSALTFLRVDQDKECNMECSGVPRKPLCASDGRTFTSRCEFLRAKCRDPQLEVIRGPCKDTSRCVAEKKYTEQQAKKLFPQVFVPVCNPDGTYSEVQCHSYTGYCWCVTPNGRPISGSAVANKKPRCQGSKQERATTREPDETGLVVDPQPAGDEEDIISQYPTLWTEQVRSRQNNRTRAPSSSCDQEQQSAQEEARQHKNDAVFVPDCALGGLYKPVQCHPSTGYCWCVLVDTGRPIPGTSTRYEQPKCDGNARAHPTKPKDHYRSRHLQGCPGAKKTEFLTSVLDALSTDMVHAVTDPASAGRMAEPDPSHTLEERVVHWYFSQLDKNSSGDIGKKEIKPFKRFLRKKSKPKKCVKKFVEYCDISNDKALSLQELMGCLGVTKEEGAKPGEGLSSSKLNQSKKQG
- the smoc2 gene encoding SPARC-related modular calcium-binding protein 2 isoform X2; this encodes MMRVCPLLVLLCLLCAGRAQKFSALTFLRVDQDKECNMECSGVPRKPLCASDGRTFTSRCEFLRAKCRDPQLEVIRGPCKDTSRCVAEKKYTEQQAKKLFPQVFVPVCNPDGTYSEVQCHSYTGYCWCVTPNGRPISGSAVANKKPRCQGSKQERATTREPGKADETGLVVDPQPAGDEEDIISQYPTLWTEQVRSRQNNRTRAPSSSCDQEQQSAQEEARQHKNDAVFVPDCALGGLYKPVQCHPSTGYCWCVLVDTGRPIPGTSTRYEQPKCDGNARAHPTKPKDHYRSRHLQGCPGAKKTEFLTSVLDALSTDMVHAVTDPASAGRMAEPDPSHTLEERVVHWYFSQLDKNSSGDIGKKEIKPFKRFLRKKSKPKKCVKKFVEYCDISNDKALSLQELMGCLGVTKEEGAKPGEGLSSSKLNQSKKQG
- the smoc2 gene encoding SPARC-related modular calcium-binding protein 2 isoform X1, whose translation is MMRVCPLLVLLCLLCAGRAQKFSALTFLRVDQDKECNMECSGVPRKPLCASDGRTFTSRCEFLRAKCRDPQLEVIRGPCKDTSRCVAEKKYTEQQAKKLFPQVFVPVCNPDGTYSEVQCHSYTGYCWCVTPNGRPISGSAVANKKPRCQGSKQERATTREPGKAVSLQIFSILNADETGLVVDPQPAGDEEDIISQYPTLWTEQVRSRQNNRTRAPSSSCDQEQQSAQEEARQHKNDAVFVPDCALGGLYKPVQCHPSTGYCWCVLVDTGRPIPGTSTRYEQPKCDGNARAHPTKPKDHYRSRHLQGCPGAKKTEFLTSVLDALSTDMVHAVTDPASAGRMAEPDPSHTLEERVVHWYFSQLDKNSSGDIGKKEIKPFKRFLRKKSKPKKCVKKFVEYCDISNDKALSLQELMGCLGVTKEEGAKPGEGLSSSKLNQSKKQG